Proteins from a genomic interval of Arachis hypogaea cultivar Tifrunner chromosome 10, arahy.Tifrunner.gnm2.J5K5, whole genome shotgun sequence:
- the LOC112715079 gene encoding probable LRR receptor-like serine/threonine-protein kinase At1g67720 isoform X2, with amino-acid sequence MASFSLFFLFTLLLLPPYSLCQLQEFVSIDCGGTSYYNDSTTGLPWIPDSEIMKHGKAVEVQNPNSGSNMIPLQYKTRRDFPIDSRKYCYTLKTEERRRYLVRASFQYGNLGDGDTYPQFLLFLDATKWATVSVYDASRVYVKEMIFRAPSDSVDVCMCCATTGSPFISTLELRPLNVSMYATDFEDDFFLKVAARINFGATSEHAVRYPDDPYDRIWDSDLIKRQNFLVGVAPGTIRINTTKNINIQTREYPPVKVMQTAVVGTKRVLSYRLNLEDFPANARAYAYFAEIQDLGKNETRKFKLEQPYIPDYSNAVVNIAENANGSYTLYEPSYMNVSLDFVLSFSFAKTRDSTQGPLLNAMEISKYVEIASKTDKEDVNVINVFRYLSSDTDPNNGDPCVPTPWESVNCSATTPPRITKINLSRRNVKGEIPQELNNMEALTELWLDGNLLTGTLPDMSNLINLNIVHLENNKLTGPLPSYLGSLPNLQALFIQNNSFSGEIPTGLLSGKIIFNYDNNPELHRGNKKHFQLILGASIGILVILLLLFLTSLLLMHNARRKASKQKCDEKGISRGSTKPLTGYSFGKGGTLMDEGTAYYISLSELKEATNNFSRKIGKGSFGSVYYGRMKDGKEIAVKTMTDPSSHGNQQFVTEVALLSRIHHRNLVPLIGYCEEEYQNILVYEYMHNGTLRDHLHGSSQKQLDWLARLRIAEDAAKGLEYLHTGCNPSIIHRDVKTSNILLDINMRAKVSDFGLSRLAEEDLTHISSVARGTVGYLDPEYYASQQLTEKSDVYSFGVVMLELISGRKPVSPEDYGPEMNIVHWARSLIQKGDVVSIMDPSLVGNVKTESVWRVAEIAMQCVEQHGFSRPRMQEVILAIQDASRIEKGSSENHLKLSSLSSGSSKPQSSRKTLLTSFLEIETPDLSQGCLPSAR; translated from the exons ATGGcttcattttctctcttcttcctttttacACTTCTTCTACTACCACCGTATTCTCTTTGCCAACTTCAAG AATTTGTGAGCATTGACTGTGGTGGAACAAGCTACTACAATGATTCAACAACAGGGTTGCCATGGATTCCGGATTCTGAGATCATGAAACATGGCAAAGCTGTGGAAGTTCAAAACCCAAATAGTGGCAGCAATATGATTCCTCTTCAGTACAAGACAAGGAGGGACTTTCCAATAGACAGCAGAAAGTACTGTTACACACTGAAAACTGAGGAGAGGAGAAG GTACCTTGTCAGAGCAAGTTTTCAGTATGGGAACTTGGGAGATGGAGACACATACCCTCAATTTCTGCTCTTCTTGGATGCAACAAAATGGGCCACTGTGTCAGTCTATGATGCATCAAGGGTCTATGTGAAGGAGATGATTTTCAGAGCACCCTCGGACTCTGTTGATGTTTGCATGTGTTGTGCCACCACTGGCTCTCCATTCATATCCACACTGGAGCTTAGGCCCTTGAATGTGTCAATGTATGCCACGGACTTCGAGGATGATTTCTTCTTGAAAGTGGCTGCAAGGATTAACTTTGGTGCTACTAGTGAGCATGCTGTCAG GTATCCAGATGATCCATATGATAGAATCTGGGATTCGGATCTCattaaaagacaaaattttcttgTTGGGGTGGCCCCAGGCACAATTAGAATTAACACAACAAAGAACATAAATATACAGACAAGGGAATACCCTCCTGTTAAAGTGATGCAAACCGCGGTTGTAGGCACAAAACGGGTACTCAGCTACAGATTGAACCTTGAAGACTTCCCTGCCAATGCTAGAGCTTACGCATATTTTGCGGAGATCCAAGATCTCGGTAAGAACGAGACCCGAAAATTCAAATTGGAGCAACCTTATATACCTGACTATAGCAATGCAGTGGTTAACATAGCTGAGAATGCAAATGGTAGCTACACTCTATATGAACCAAGTTATATGAATGTGAGTCTGGATTttgttctttccttctcctttgcTAAGACCAGGGATTCTACTCAAGGACCTCTTCTAAATGCAATGGAAATAAGCAAATATGTTGAAATCGCTTCCAAAACTGACAAAGAAGATG TAAATGTAATAAATGTGTTTCGCTACTTGTCTTCTGATACTGACCCAAATAATGGGGATCCCTGTGTTCCAACACCCTGGGAGTCGGTTAATTGTAGTGCAACTACCCCTCCAAGAATCACAAAGAT AAACCTGTCAAGAAGGAATGTGAAAGGTGAAATTCCACAAGAGCTCAACAACATGGAAGCATTGACAGAGTT GTGGTTAGATGGTAACTTGCTTACAGGAACACTACCTGACATGAGCAATCTTATCAATCTAAACATTGT GCATTTAGAGAACAACAAATTGACTGGTCCATTACCGTCTTACTTGGGTAGTTTGCCAAATTTGCAAGCACT GTTTATACAGAATAACTCATTTAGCGGAGAAATACCAACAGGACTATTATCTGGAAAAATCATTTTCAA CTATGATAATAATCCTGAACTACATAGAGGGAACAAGAAGCATTTTCAGTTGATACTAGGAGCTTCAATTGGAATACTAgtaatattattactattattcttaACAAGTCTTCTGCTAATGCATAATGCACGGAGAAAGGCGTCTAAACAGAAATGTGATGAAAAAG GGATTTCCAGAGGTAGTACAAAGCCATTGACCGGATATTCATTCGGTAAGGGTGGGACTTTAATGGATGAGGGTACTGCTTACTATATTTCACTTTCGGAGTTGAAAGAAGCTACTAATAACTTTTCGAGGAAAATCGGGAAAGGAAGCTTTGGATCTGTCTACTATGGGAGAATGAAAGATGGAAAGGAGATTGCGGTTAAGACTATGACTGATCCATCCAGCCATGGGAACCAACAATTTGTGACTGAG GTAGCTCTCCTCTCAAGAATTCATCACAGAAACTTGGTTCCTTTGATTGGATATTGTGAAGAAGAATATCAGAATATTCTTGTTTACGAGTACATGCACAATGGCACATTAAGGGATCACCTTCATG GTTCGAGTCAGAAACAATTAGACTGGTTAGCACGGCTTCGGATTGCAGAAGATGCAGCGAAAG GCCTTGAATACCTGCACACAGGATGCAATCCTAGTATTATTCACCGAGATGTAAAGACGAGCAATATTCTCCTCGACATCAATATGAGAGCGAAAGTGTCAGATTTTGGACTATCAAGGTTAGCTGAAGAAGATTTGACTCATATATCAAGTGTTGCAAGAGGAACTGTAGGCTACCTGGATCCTGA GTACTATGCAAGTCAACAATTAACCGAAAAGAGTGACGTATATAGTTTTGGAGTTGTTATGCTGGAATTGATATCTGGAAGAAAGCCGGTGTCACCAGAAGATTATGGTCCTGAAATGAATATAGTTCATTGG GCAAGATCCTTAATCCAAAAAGGCGACGTGGTAAGCATCATGGATCCATCCCTGGTTGGGAATGTCAAGACCGAGTCGGTTTGGAGGGTTGCTGAAATTGCCATGCAATGTGTGGAGCAACATGGTTTCTCCAGACCAAGAATGCAAGAAGTGATTTTAGCCATACAAGATGCCTCCAGGATTGAGAAAGGTTCATCAGAAAATCACCTAAAATTATCATCTTTATCTTCAGGTAGCTCAAAACCACAATCTTCAAGGAAAACATTACTTACAAGTTTTCTTGAAATTGAAACCCCTGACTTGTCACAAGGTTGTCTCCCATCAGCAAGATAA
- the LOC112715079 gene encoding probable LRR receptor-like serine/threonine-protein kinase At1g67720 isoform X4 has translation MASFSLFFLFTLLLLPPYSLCQLQEFVSIDCGGTSYYNDSTTGLPWIPDSEIMKHGKAVEVQNPNSGSNMIPLQYKTRRDFPIDSRKYCYTLKTEERRRYLVRASFQYGNLGDGDTYPQFLLFLDATKWATVSVYDASRVYVKEMIFRAPSDSVDVCMCCATTGSPFISTLELRPLNVSMYATDFEDDFFLKVAARINFGATSEHAVRYPDDPYDRIWDSDLIKRQNFLVGVAPGTIRINTTKNINIQTREYPPVKVMQTAVVGTKRVLSYRLNLEDFPANARAYAYFAEIQDLGKNETRKFKLEQPYIPDYSNAVVNIAENANGSYTLYEPSYMNVSLDFVLSFSFAKTRDSTQGPLLNAMEISKYVEIASKTDKEDVNVINVFRYLSSDTDPNNGDPCVPTPWESVNCSATTPPRITKINLSRRNVKGEIPQELNNMEALTELHLENNKLTGPLPSYLGSLPNLQALFIQNNSFSGEIPTGLLSGKIIFNYDNNPELHRGNKKHFQLILGASIGILVILLLLFLTSLLLMHNARRKASKQKCDEKGISRGSTKPLTGYSFGKGGTLMDEGTAYYISLSELKEATNNFSRKIGKGSFGSVYYGRMKDGKEIAVKTMTDPSSHGNQQFVTEVALLSRIHHRNLVPLIGYCEEEYQNILVYEYMHNGTLRDHLHGSSQKQLDWLARLRIAEDAAKGLEYLHTGCNPSIIHRDVKTSNILLDINMRAKVSDFGLSRLAEEDLTHISSVARGTVGYLDPEYYASQQLTEKSDVYSFGVVMLELISGRKPVSPEDYGPEMNIVHWARSLIQKGDVVSIMDPSLVGNVKTESVWRVAEIAMQCVEQHGFSRPRMQEVILAIQDASRIEKGSSENHLKLSSLSSGSSKPQSSRKTLLTSFLEIETPDLSQGCLPSAR, from the exons ATGGcttcattttctctcttcttcctttttacACTTCTTCTACTACCACCGTATTCTCTTTGCCAACTTCAAG AATTTGTGAGCATTGACTGTGGTGGAACAAGCTACTACAATGATTCAACAACAGGGTTGCCATGGATTCCGGATTCTGAGATCATGAAACATGGCAAAGCTGTGGAAGTTCAAAACCCAAATAGTGGCAGCAATATGATTCCTCTTCAGTACAAGACAAGGAGGGACTTTCCAATAGACAGCAGAAAGTACTGTTACACACTGAAAACTGAGGAGAGGAGAAG GTACCTTGTCAGAGCAAGTTTTCAGTATGGGAACTTGGGAGATGGAGACACATACCCTCAATTTCTGCTCTTCTTGGATGCAACAAAATGGGCCACTGTGTCAGTCTATGATGCATCAAGGGTCTATGTGAAGGAGATGATTTTCAGAGCACCCTCGGACTCTGTTGATGTTTGCATGTGTTGTGCCACCACTGGCTCTCCATTCATATCCACACTGGAGCTTAGGCCCTTGAATGTGTCAATGTATGCCACGGACTTCGAGGATGATTTCTTCTTGAAAGTGGCTGCAAGGATTAACTTTGGTGCTACTAGTGAGCATGCTGTCAG GTATCCAGATGATCCATATGATAGAATCTGGGATTCGGATCTCattaaaagacaaaattttcttgTTGGGGTGGCCCCAGGCACAATTAGAATTAACACAACAAAGAACATAAATATACAGACAAGGGAATACCCTCCTGTTAAAGTGATGCAAACCGCGGTTGTAGGCACAAAACGGGTACTCAGCTACAGATTGAACCTTGAAGACTTCCCTGCCAATGCTAGAGCTTACGCATATTTTGCGGAGATCCAAGATCTCGGTAAGAACGAGACCCGAAAATTCAAATTGGAGCAACCTTATATACCTGACTATAGCAATGCAGTGGTTAACATAGCTGAGAATGCAAATGGTAGCTACACTCTATATGAACCAAGTTATATGAATGTGAGTCTGGATTttgttctttccttctcctttgcTAAGACCAGGGATTCTACTCAAGGACCTCTTCTAAATGCAATGGAAATAAGCAAATATGTTGAAATCGCTTCCAAAACTGACAAAGAAGATG TAAATGTAATAAATGTGTTTCGCTACTTGTCTTCTGATACTGACCCAAATAATGGGGATCCCTGTGTTCCAACACCCTGGGAGTCGGTTAATTGTAGTGCAACTACCCCTCCAAGAATCACAAAGAT AAACCTGTCAAGAAGGAATGTGAAAGGTGAAATTCCACAAGAGCTCAACAACATGGAAGCATTGACAGAGTT GCATTTAGAGAACAACAAATTGACTGGTCCATTACCGTCTTACTTGGGTAGTTTGCCAAATTTGCAAGCACT GTTTATACAGAATAACTCATTTAGCGGAGAAATACCAACAGGACTATTATCTGGAAAAATCATTTTCAA CTATGATAATAATCCTGAACTACATAGAGGGAACAAGAAGCATTTTCAGTTGATACTAGGAGCTTCAATTGGAATACTAgtaatattattactattattcttaACAAGTCTTCTGCTAATGCATAATGCACGGAGAAAGGCGTCTAAACAGAAATGTGATGAAAAAG GGATTTCCAGAGGTAGTACAAAGCCATTGACCGGATATTCATTCGGTAAGGGTGGGACTTTAATGGATGAGGGTACTGCTTACTATATTTCACTTTCGGAGTTGAAAGAAGCTACTAATAACTTTTCGAGGAAAATCGGGAAAGGAAGCTTTGGATCTGTCTACTATGGGAGAATGAAAGATGGAAAGGAGATTGCGGTTAAGACTATGACTGATCCATCCAGCCATGGGAACCAACAATTTGTGACTGAG GTAGCTCTCCTCTCAAGAATTCATCACAGAAACTTGGTTCCTTTGATTGGATATTGTGAAGAAGAATATCAGAATATTCTTGTTTACGAGTACATGCACAATGGCACATTAAGGGATCACCTTCATG GTTCGAGTCAGAAACAATTAGACTGGTTAGCACGGCTTCGGATTGCAGAAGATGCAGCGAAAG GCCTTGAATACCTGCACACAGGATGCAATCCTAGTATTATTCACCGAGATGTAAAGACGAGCAATATTCTCCTCGACATCAATATGAGAGCGAAAGTGTCAGATTTTGGACTATCAAGGTTAGCTGAAGAAGATTTGACTCATATATCAAGTGTTGCAAGAGGAACTGTAGGCTACCTGGATCCTGA GTACTATGCAAGTCAACAATTAACCGAAAAGAGTGACGTATATAGTTTTGGAGTTGTTATGCTGGAATTGATATCTGGAAGAAAGCCGGTGTCACCAGAAGATTATGGTCCTGAAATGAATATAGTTCATTGG GCAAGATCCTTAATCCAAAAAGGCGACGTGGTAAGCATCATGGATCCATCCCTGGTTGGGAATGTCAAGACCGAGTCGGTTTGGAGGGTTGCTGAAATTGCCATGCAATGTGTGGAGCAACATGGTTTCTCCAGACCAAGAATGCAAGAAGTGATTTTAGCCATACAAGATGCCTCCAGGATTGAGAAAGGTTCATCAGAAAATCACCTAAAATTATCATCTTTATCTTCAGGTAGCTCAAAACCACAATCTTCAAGGAAAACATTACTTACAAGTTTTCTTGAAATTGAAACCCCTGACTTGTCACAAGGTTGTCTCCCATCAGCAAGATAA
- the LOC112715079 gene encoding probable LRR receptor-like serine/threonine-protein kinase At1g67720 isoform X3, producing the protein MASFSLFFLFTLLLLPPYSLCQLQEFVSIDCGGTSYYNDSTTGLPWIPDSEIMKHGKAVEVQNPNSGSNMIPLQYKTRRDFPIDSRKYCYTLKTEERRRYLVRASFQYGNLGDGDTYPQFLLFLDATKWATVSVYDASRVYVKEMIFRAPSDSVDVCMCCATTGSPFISTLELRPLNVSMYATDFEDDFFLKVAARINFGATSEHAVRYPDDPYDRIWDSDLIKRQNFLVGVAPGTIRINTTKNINIQTREYPPVKVMQTAVVGTKRVLSYRLNLEDFPANARAYAYFAEIQDLGKNETRKFKLEQPYIPDYSNAVVNIAENANGSYTLYEPSYMNVSLDFVLSFSFAKTRDSTQGPLLNAMEISKYVEIASKTDKEDVNVINVFRYLSSDTDPNNGDPCVPTPWESVNCSATTPPRITKINLSRRNVKGEIPQELNNMEALTELHLENNKLTGPLPSYLGSLPNLQALFIQNNSFSGEIPTGLLSGKIIFNYDNNPELHRGNKKHFQLILGASIGILVILLLLFLTSLLLMHNARRKASKQKCDEKGISRGSTKPLTGYSFGKGGTLMDEGTAYYISLSELKEATNNFSRKIGKGSFGSVYYGRMKDGKEIAVKTMTDPSSHGNQQFVTEVALLSRIHHRNLVPLIGYCEEEYQNILVYEYMHNGTLRDHLHEGSSQKQLDWLARLRIAEDAAKGLEYLHTGCNPSIIHRDVKTSNILLDINMRAKVSDFGLSRLAEEDLTHISSVARGTVGYLDPEYYASQQLTEKSDVYSFGVVMLELISGRKPVSPEDYGPEMNIVHWARSLIQKGDVVSIMDPSLVGNVKTESVWRVAEIAMQCVEQHGFSRPRMQEVILAIQDASRIEKGSSENHLKLSSLSSGSSKPQSSRKTLLTSFLEIETPDLSQGCLPSAR; encoded by the exons ATGGcttcattttctctcttcttcctttttacACTTCTTCTACTACCACCGTATTCTCTTTGCCAACTTCAAG AATTTGTGAGCATTGACTGTGGTGGAACAAGCTACTACAATGATTCAACAACAGGGTTGCCATGGATTCCGGATTCTGAGATCATGAAACATGGCAAAGCTGTGGAAGTTCAAAACCCAAATAGTGGCAGCAATATGATTCCTCTTCAGTACAAGACAAGGAGGGACTTTCCAATAGACAGCAGAAAGTACTGTTACACACTGAAAACTGAGGAGAGGAGAAG GTACCTTGTCAGAGCAAGTTTTCAGTATGGGAACTTGGGAGATGGAGACACATACCCTCAATTTCTGCTCTTCTTGGATGCAACAAAATGGGCCACTGTGTCAGTCTATGATGCATCAAGGGTCTATGTGAAGGAGATGATTTTCAGAGCACCCTCGGACTCTGTTGATGTTTGCATGTGTTGTGCCACCACTGGCTCTCCATTCATATCCACACTGGAGCTTAGGCCCTTGAATGTGTCAATGTATGCCACGGACTTCGAGGATGATTTCTTCTTGAAAGTGGCTGCAAGGATTAACTTTGGTGCTACTAGTGAGCATGCTGTCAG GTATCCAGATGATCCATATGATAGAATCTGGGATTCGGATCTCattaaaagacaaaattttcttgTTGGGGTGGCCCCAGGCACAATTAGAATTAACACAACAAAGAACATAAATATACAGACAAGGGAATACCCTCCTGTTAAAGTGATGCAAACCGCGGTTGTAGGCACAAAACGGGTACTCAGCTACAGATTGAACCTTGAAGACTTCCCTGCCAATGCTAGAGCTTACGCATATTTTGCGGAGATCCAAGATCTCGGTAAGAACGAGACCCGAAAATTCAAATTGGAGCAACCTTATATACCTGACTATAGCAATGCAGTGGTTAACATAGCTGAGAATGCAAATGGTAGCTACACTCTATATGAACCAAGTTATATGAATGTGAGTCTGGATTttgttctttccttctcctttgcTAAGACCAGGGATTCTACTCAAGGACCTCTTCTAAATGCAATGGAAATAAGCAAATATGTTGAAATCGCTTCCAAAACTGACAAAGAAGATG TAAATGTAATAAATGTGTTTCGCTACTTGTCTTCTGATACTGACCCAAATAATGGGGATCCCTGTGTTCCAACACCCTGGGAGTCGGTTAATTGTAGTGCAACTACCCCTCCAAGAATCACAAAGAT AAACCTGTCAAGAAGGAATGTGAAAGGTGAAATTCCACAAGAGCTCAACAACATGGAAGCATTGACAGAGTT GCATTTAGAGAACAACAAATTGACTGGTCCATTACCGTCTTACTTGGGTAGTTTGCCAAATTTGCAAGCACT GTTTATACAGAATAACTCATTTAGCGGAGAAATACCAACAGGACTATTATCTGGAAAAATCATTTTCAA CTATGATAATAATCCTGAACTACATAGAGGGAACAAGAAGCATTTTCAGTTGATACTAGGAGCTTCAATTGGAATACTAgtaatattattactattattcttaACAAGTCTTCTGCTAATGCATAATGCACGGAGAAAGGCGTCTAAACAGAAATGTGATGAAAAAG GGATTTCCAGAGGTAGTACAAAGCCATTGACCGGATATTCATTCGGTAAGGGTGGGACTTTAATGGATGAGGGTACTGCTTACTATATTTCACTTTCGGAGTTGAAAGAAGCTACTAATAACTTTTCGAGGAAAATCGGGAAAGGAAGCTTTGGATCTGTCTACTATGGGAGAATGAAAGATGGAAAGGAGATTGCGGTTAAGACTATGACTGATCCATCCAGCCATGGGAACCAACAATTTGTGACTGAG GTAGCTCTCCTCTCAAGAATTCATCACAGAAACTTGGTTCCTTTGATTGGATATTGTGAAGAAGAATATCAGAATATTCTTGTTTACGAGTACATGCACAATGGCACATTAAGGGATCACCTTCATG AAGGTTCGAGTCAGAAACAATTAGACTGGTTAGCACGGCTTCGGATTGCAGAAGATGCAGCGAAAG GCCTTGAATACCTGCACACAGGATGCAATCCTAGTATTATTCACCGAGATGTAAAGACGAGCAATATTCTCCTCGACATCAATATGAGAGCGAAAGTGTCAGATTTTGGACTATCAAGGTTAGCTGAAGAAGATTTGACTCATATATCAAGTGTTGCAAGAGGAACTGTAGGCTACCTGGATCCTGA GTACTATGCAAGTCAACAATTAACCGAAAAGAGTGACGTATATAGTTTTGGAGTTGTTATGCTGGAATTGATATCTGGAAGAAAGCCGGTGTCACCAGAAGATTATGGTCCTGAAATGAATATAGTTCATTGG GCAAGATCCTTAATCCAAAAAGGCGACGTGGTAAGCATCATGGATCCATCCCTGGTTGGGAATGTCAAGACCGAGTCGGTTTGGAGGGTTGCTGAAATTGCCATGCAATGTGTGGAGCAACATGGTTTCTCCAGACCAAGAATGCAAGAAGTGATTTTAGCCATACAAGATGCCTCCAGGATTGAGAAAGGTTCATCAGAAAATCACCTAAAATTATCATCTTTATCTTCAGGTAGCTCAAAACCACAATCTTCAAGGAAAACATTACTTACAAGTTTTCTTGAAATTGAAACCCCTGACTTGTCACAAGGTTGTCTCCCATCAGCAAGATAA